One Coccinella septempunctata chromosome X, icCocSept1.1, whole genome shotgun sequence genomic window carries:
- the LOC123321483 gene encoding uncharacterized protein LOC123321483 isoform X2 — translation MDRSRPRTSRPRRRLEPLIAKPRPQDSESDTATEADAVKIVRPKTAFVKPSTSSRNCSGVRGEEKFLSARSSSGNETDTETIKPISPHELFPKYAPRRSSSGVRVVQAEEKYYSSFDSTGTETDTETLKAFSPKQFNSTPEPAEYTNEIVSPDEEAEYSSDFESDGAETVITVPQKQKYSLPVPPMSFSDERSVDSEGGYSPTAESDDAETVVSVAPKQKRPLSVERSQTCLKDELQKVPILNLDDLDSVSGKSSVMLKSTHGYTDLKLKNHKGRDSSGSRLADQLKKIDSKNMLFFPSKNLTRMSVENIYGPATNKRSSSKLRQSTESLKSTSNVSNDKIIPPKTPLEKDTPRPAAAKKVDKPLEPTVKKNEPKILAPLMVKGRLDKKTEKNRPTGPVKPKPFMASGCGKGIPPLENLPKPKIGRLPAFLLNRKKEAEESSLKSGSLNTLENKEIKPAIPNPTPRSSRPSEDLFTRNRIPLRKRGSQSTSNLISSMASPKIGTNELKPKKSVTFDLPDAESTAEEEAEEEEAAVEEEDEEIPKGPNTTYIDPLRRKFKKLFENNLERAAVHMKYGSVTVCTCDQSGDGSDFCEKHVDPTRLQYYQEVAEVMTFILSVRYEVPHYDKAEKMLEENYPFIYHGCILNKPNRLSMDYRVREVRCKAELVASCRRVLEEEELLAEFTQSEEIIGKKRDIRISGRMKDVDEDFELSYTFLFMEYPYLFIQLVQQIEFMPLAIERKIIGTRRQQIVDKANLPDDKLQEQEELYRAKLQGDE, via the exons ATGGACCGTTCAAGACCCCGAACATCTCGTCCCAGAAGACGCTTAGAACCCCTCATTGCTAAACCAAGACCTCAAGATTCCGAATCTG atACAGCAACCGAGGCAGATGCTGTGAAAATAGTTCGACCTAAAACAGCTTTTGTTAAACCCTCTACTAGTTCAAGGAATTGCAGTGGCGTGCGGGGAGAAGAAAAATTTCTATCTGCTCGTAGCTCTTCAG GAAATGAAACAGACACTGAGACTATCAAACCAATTTCTCCGCATGAACTTTTTCCTAAATATGCACCTCGAAGGAGTTCCAGTGGCGTCCGGGTAGTACAggcagaagaaaaatattattcatcatTCGATTCAACTG GGACGGAAACAGATACTGAAACTCTCAAGGCTTTTTCCCCTAAACAATTTAATTCAACCCCAGAGCCTGCAGAATACACCAATGAAATCGTTTCTCCTGATGAGGAAGCAGAATATTCCTCAGATTTTGAGTCTGATG GAGCAGAAACTGTGATAACAGTCCCTCAGAAGCAAAAATATTCGTTGCCTGTCCCACCAATGAGTTTTAGCGATGAACGGTCTGTTGACAGTGAAGGGGGTTACTCCCCAACTGCAGAATCTGATG ATGCAGAAACGGTGGTATCAGTTGCTCCAAAACAAAAAAGGCCACTGAGTGTTGAACGATCTCAAACATGTTTGAAGGATGAACTACAAAAGGTACCAATTCTCAACTTAGACG ACCTAGATAGTGTCAGTGGAAAATCATCTGTTATGCTGAAATCAACACATGGCTACACTGACCTAAAACTGAAGAATCACAAGGGACGAGATTCTTCAG GGTCTCGACTCGCTGACCAATTGAAGAAAATCGACTCCAAAAACATGCTTTTCTTCCCATCGAAGAACTTAACACGTATGAGCGTTGAAAACATTTACGGACCTGCCACAAATAAGCGATCATCCTCAAAGCTTCGCCAAAGTACAGAATCCCTCAAATCCACAAGCAATGTCAGCAACGACAAAATAATTCCACCAAAAACGCCCCTGGAGAAAGACACCCCTCGACCAGCTGCTGCCAAGAAAGTCGACAAGCCACTTGAGCCTACCGTAAAGAAGAACGAACCAAAAATCTTGGCACCCCTGATGGTTAAAGGCAGGCTCGATAAGAAAACCGAGAAAAATCGACCTACTGGCCCTGTTAAGCCGAAGCCCTTTATGGCTTCAGGCTGTGGAAAAGGGATTCCACCCCTGGAGAATCTTCCCAAGCCCAAAATTGGAA GGCTACCGGCGTTTCTTTTAAACCGAAAGAAAGAAGCGGAAGAGAGTTCATTGAAGTCTGGAAGCCTAAATACTCTGGAAAACAAGGAGATCAAGCCTGCAATACCAAACCCGACCCCAAGAAGTAGTAGACCAAGTGAAGACTTATTCACGAGAAACC GAATACCCTTGAGGAAGCGAGGCTCCCAAAGTACTAGTAACCTGATTTCGAGTATGGCTTCGCCGAAGATAG GTACAAATGAGCTAAAACCCAAGAAGAGCGTGACTTTTGATCTCCCTGACGCTGAAAGTACCGCCGAAGAGGAAGCAGAAGAAGAGGAAGCAGCGGTTGAGGAAGAAGATGAGGAAATTCCAAAGGGGCCCAACACTACCTATATAGATCCTTTACggcgaaaattcaaaaaat TATTCGAGAACAATCTAGAACGAGCTGCCGTTCATATGAAGTACGGCAGTGTGACAGTTTGTACATGCGACCAAAGTGGCGATGGTTCAGATTTCTGCGAAAAACATGTCGACCCTACCAGACTGCAATACTACCAAGAGGTGGCTGAAGTGATGACTTTCATTTTATCCGTACGATACGAGGTGCCACACTATGACAAAGCTGAGAAGATGTTGGAGGAAAACTACCCTTTCATATACCATGGTTGTATACTCAATAAGCCTAACAGACTATCCATGGATTATCGTGTAAGGGAGGTCAGATGCAAAGCTGAATTGGTAGCATCCTGCAGGCGCGTTTTGGAGGAGGAAGAACTCCTTGCAGAATTCACACAAAGTGAAGAGATCATCGGTAAAAAGAGAGATATCCGCATCAGTGGACGCATGAAGGATGTTGATGAAGATTTCGAGTTATCTTACACCTTCCTGTTCATGGAGTATCCGTATCTGTTCATCCAACTTGTGCAGCAGATCGAGTTCATGCCCTTGGCCATCGAAAGAAAGATCATTGGCACTCGTAGACAACAAATAGTGGATAAGGCTAACTTGCCAGACGATAAATTGCAAGAGCAAGAGGAGTTGTACAGGGCAAAATTGCAAGGagatgaataa
- the LOC123321483 gene encoding uncharacterized protein LOC123321483 isoform X1: MDRSRPRTSRPRRRLEPLIAKPRPQDSESDTATEADAVKIVRPKTAFVKPSTSSRNCSGVRGEEKFLSARSSSGNETDTETIKPISPHELFPKYAPRRSSSGVRVVQAEEKYYSSFDSTGTETDTETLKAFSPKQFNSTPEPAEYTNEIVSPDEEAEYSSDFESDGAETVITVPQKQKYSLPVPPMSFSDERSVDSEGGYSPTAESDDAETVVSVAPKQKRPLSVERSQTCLKDELQKVPILNLDDLDSVSGKSSVMLKSTHGYTDLKLKNHKGRDSSGSRLADQLKKIDSKNMLFFPSKNLTRMSVENIYGPATNKRSSSKLRQSTESLKSTSNVSNDKIIPPKTPLEKDTPRPAAAKKVDKPLEPTVKKNEPKILAPLMVKGRLDKKTEKNRPTGPVKPKPFMASGCGKGIPPLENLPKPKIGRLPAFLLNRKKEAEESSLKSGSLNTLENKEIKPAIPNPTPRSSRPSEDLFTRNRIPLRKRGSQSTSNLISSMASPKIGTNELKPKKSVTFDLPDAESTAEEEAEEEEAAVEEEDEEIPKGPNTTYIDPLRRKFKKYFEKLPTFDEGPLPITEPSPLYQRIKNIGWDYSRFTPKKSRYPVPTIPYNFLDQYLHIFENNLERAAVHMKYGSVTVCTCDQSGDGSDFCEKHVDPTRLQYYQEVAEVMTFILSVRYEVPHYDKAEKMLEENYPFIYHGCILNKPNRLSMDYRVREVRCKAELVASCRRVLEEEELLAEFTQSEEIIGKKRDIRISGRMKDVDEDFELSYTFLFMEYPYLFIQLVQQIEFMPLAIERKIIGTRRQQIVDKANLPDDKLQEQEELYRAKLQGDE, from the exons ATGGACCGTTCAAGACCCCGAACATCTCGTCCCAGAAGACGCTTAGAACCCCTCATTGCTAAACCAAGACCTCAAGATTCCGAATCTG atACAGCAACCGAGGCAGATGCTGTGAAAATAGTTCGACCTAAAACAGCTTTTGTTAAACCCTCTACTAGTTCAAGGAATTGCAGTGGCGTGCGGGGAGAAGAAAAATTTCTATCTGCTCGTAGCTCTTCAG GAAATGAAACAGACACTGAGACTATCAAACCAATTTCTCCGCATGAACTTTTTCCTAAATATGCACCTCGAAGGAGTTCCAGTGGCGTCCGGGTAGTACAggcagaagaaaaatattattcatcatTCGATTCAACTG GGACGGAAACAGATACTGAAACTCTCAAGGCTTTTTCCCCTAAACAATTTAATTCAACCCCAGAGCCTGCAGAATACACCAATGAAATCGTTTCTCCTGATGAGGAAGCAGAATATTCCTCAGATTTTGAGTCTGATG GAGCAGAAACTGTGATAACAGTCCCTCAGAAGCAAAAATATTCGTTGCCTGTCCCACCAATGAGTTTTAGCGATGAACGGTCTGTTGACAGTGAAGGGGGTTACTCCCCAACTGCAGAATCTGATG ATGCAGAAACGGTGGTATCAGTTGCTCCAAAACAAAAAAGGCCACTGAGTGTTGAACGATCTCAAACATGTTTGAAGGATGAACTACAAAAGGTACCAATTCTCAACTTAGACG ACCTAGATAGTGTCAGTGGAAAATCATCTGTTATGCTGAAATCAACACATGGCTACACTGACCTAAAACTGAAGAATCACAAGGGACGAGATTCTTCAG GGTCTCGACTCGCTGACCAATTGAAGAAAATCGACTCCAAAAACATGCTTTTCTTCCCATCGAAGAACTTAACACGTATGAGCGTTGAAAACATTTACGGACCTGCCACAAATAAGCGATCATCCTCAAAGCTTCGCCAAAGTACAGAATCCCTCAAATCCACAAGCAATGTCAGCAACGACAAAATAATTCCACCAAAAACGCCCCTGGAGAAAGACACCCCTCGACCAGCTGCTGCCAAGAAAGTCGACAAGCCACTTGAGCCTACCGTAAAGAAGAACGAACCAAAAATCTTGGCACCCCTGATGGTTAAAGGCAGGCTCGATAAGAAAACCGAGAAAAATCGACCTACTGGCCCTGTTAAGCCGAAGCCCTTTATGGCTTCAGGCTGTGGAAAAGGGATTCCACCCCTGGAGAATCTTCCCAAGCCCAAAATTGGAA GGCTACCGGCGTTTCTTTTAAACCGAAAGAAAGAAGCGGAAGAGAGTTCATTGAAGTCTGGAAGCCTAAATACTCTGGAAAACAAGGAGATCAAGCCTGCAATACCAAACCCGACCCCAAGAAGTAGTAGACCAAGTGAAGACTTATTCACGAGAAACC GAATACCCTTGAGGAAGCGAGGCTCCCAAAGTACTAGTAACCTGATTTCGAGTATGGCTTCGCCGAAGATAG GTACAAATGAGCTAAAACCCAAGAAGAGCGTGACTTTTGATCTCCCTGACGCTGAAAGTACCGCCGAAGAGGAAGCAGAAGAAGAGGAAGCAGCGGTTGAGGAAGAAGATGAGGAAATTCCAAAGGGGCCCAACACTACCTATATAGATCCTTTACggcgaaaattcaaaaaat atttcgaaaaattaccCACATTTGACGAAGGACCCTTACCTATCACTGAACCATCACCCCTTTACCAACGCATCAAGAATATAGGCTGGGATTATTCCAGATTCACCCCGAAAAAATCCAGATACCCCGTACCAACAATACCCTATAATTTCCTCGATCAATACTTGCACA TATTCGAGAACAATCTAGAACGAGCTGCCGTTCATATGAAGTACGGCAGTGTGACAGTTTGTACATGCGACCAAAGTGGCGATGGTTCAGATTTCTGCGAAAAACATGTCGACCCTACCAGACTGCAATACTACCAAGAGGTGGCTGAAGTGATGACTTTCATTTTATCCGTACGATACGAGGTGCCACACTATGACAAAGCTGAGAAGATGTTGGAGGAAAACTACCCTTTCATATACCATGGTTGTATACTCAATAAGCCTAACAGACTATCCATGGATTATCGTGTAAGGGAGGTCAGATGCAAAGCTGAATTGGTAGCATCCTGCAGGCGCGTTTTGGAGGAGGAAGAACTCCTTGCAGAATTCACACAAAGTGAAGAGATCATCGGTAAAAAGAGAGATATCCGCATCAGTGGACGCATGAAGGATGTTGATGAAGATTTCGAGTTATCTTACACCTTCCTGTTCATGGAGTATCCGTATCTGTTCATCCAACTTGTGCAGCAGATCGAGTTCATGCCCTTGGCCATCGAAAGAAAGATCATTGGCACTCGTAGACAACAAATAGTGGATAAGGCTAACTTGCCAGACGATAAATTGCAAGAGCAAGAGGAGTTGTACAGGGCAAAATTGCAAGGagatgaataa
- the LOC123321486 gene encoding serine protease snake-like has protein sequence MVSCLYGILLHLFLFLPKISDSFSHGSSLFHSKYPKIMTMGNDYTDDNGPPEPTPFEPSTPPSVTPPQTTSSSIPTETTQIHILTPTPSTQSYNPPVTPSTPNRNGVSKAVEKCKEYHDWLIRRSTFQFFIIKGTPAIEKEFPHMAALGYGAENNIQWLCGGSLISEMFVVTAAHCLKSVEMGPVSWVRLGEIDLASKESETVQMYSVVERIPHPEYSPASKYNDIALLRLNKPVTFSEAVLPICLSTSESDVGEKLIATGWGKTEVNGPRSNTLLRVDLEYFSNSVCNEAYADVSKKDLPEGVSKNKQICAGSRTDRRDTCQGDSGGPLQINTDKLYLVGITSIGKMCGLPKTPAIYTRVLYYVPWIEQTVWKDQ, from the exons ATGGTCTCGTGCTTGTATGGTATATTGCTGCATTTGTTCTTATTCCTGCCCAAAATTTCTG ACTCATTCTCCCATGGATCTTCGTTGTTTCATTCCAAGTACCCTAAAATAATGACTATGGGCAATGATTACACTGATGATAATGGCCCCCCTGAGCCAACTCCATTTGAACCGTCTACTCCCCCATCTGTTACACCCCCGCAGACAACATCATCATCAATACCGACAGAAACTACACAAATTCATATTTTGACACCTACCCCCTCGACTCAGTCGTATAATCCTCCAGTGACTCCATCAACCCCAAACAGAAATGGAGTATCCAAAGCTGTGGAAA AATGCAAGGAATATCACGATTGGTTGATCAGAAGGTCgacattccaatttttcatcattaAAGGAACACCAGCTATAGAAAAAGAATTTCCACATATG gCCGCTTTGGGATATGGGGCAGAAAATAATATCCAGTGGCTATGTGGTGGTAGTCTCATTTCAGAAATGTTCGTGGTAACTGCGGCCCATTGTCTGAAATCTGTGGAGAT GGGCCCTGTAAGCTGGGTTAGATTGGGCGAGATAGACTTGGCATCCAAGGAGTCAGAAACTGTTCAAATGTATTCTGTTGTGGAAAGAATACCCCATCCAGAATATTCACCAGCTTCGAAATATAACGATATAGCTTTATTGAGGCTAAATAAGCCAGTGACATTTTCTGAAGCTGTTTTACCAATATGCCTATCGACATCCGAATCAGATGTTGGAGAGAAACTTATAGCCACAGGCTGGGGCAAAACAGAAGTTAATGGACCAAGGAGCAATACGTTGCTCAGAGTTGACctggaatatttttcgaattccgTTTGCAACGAAGCCTACGCTGATGTTTCGAAGAAAGATCTCCCTGAAGGAGTTTctaaaaataaacaaatatgtGCGGGAAGTAGGACGGACAGGAGAGACACTTGCCAG ggAGACTCAGGAGGACCACTTCAGATCAACACTGATAAGCTGTATCTGGTTGGTATAACGTCTATAGGTAAAATGTGCGGGCTGCCTAAAACCCCTGCAATATACACCAGAGTGCTGTATTATGTTCCTTGGATAGAACAAACAGTGTGGAAGGATCAATGA
- the LOC123321484 gene encoding plasminogen activator inhibitor 1 RNA-binding protein-like isoform X2 gives MENVYGIGVANRYALFLDDESDPLEALKQKEEEREAKKKVKVAEKENTKTKQEIQPKSKTGPVAKKTKEIIGKSVEKRDDLKSNIQKGSNDGKNERSFEKKNNENREAVNNRRNREDNRSFRGNERGEFRKDREDRIRNNNTGDFENRPRPERGDRNNRERNFNKPGENRGPRKPFNERRGKREFDRQSGSDKTGVKHVDKRDGSGPHNWGSNKDVIEEADPNKTTESNDKWAENEANVSNESKGEDTSEPEAPQPEEPKELTLDEWKAQRAGRAKPTYNIRKAGEGEDPSQWKKMYELKKKEDEEETEEEEYEMNEYPQRVGRQKHILDIDIQFNDSRRPGQGRGKGPRSGPRGPGNKPNPRGERPERRFRDDQGEEKQDVRRAPKVDDERDFPSLG, from the exons ATGGAGAATGTTTATGGAATTGGTGTAGCCAATAGGTACGCTCTTTTTTTGGATGATGAATCCGACCCCCTGGAAGCTTTGAAGCAGAAGGAGGAAGAAAGAGAGGCTAAAAAGAAAGTCAAAGTTGCCGAAAAGGAAAACACCAAGACTAAACAGGAAATCCAGCCTAAAAGTAAAACAGGGCCGGTTGCTAAGAAAACTAAGGAGATCATTGGAAAATCTGTCGAGAAACGCGACG ACTTGAAGTCCAACATCCAAAAAGGTTCTAACGATGGCAAAAACGAACGTAGTTTCGAAAAGAAGAACAATGAAAACCGCGAGGCTGTGAATAATAGAAGAAACCGTGAAGACAACCGTAGTTTCAGGGGGAACGAGCG TGGTGAGTTCCGTAAAGACCGTGAAGATAGAATTAGGAACAATAATACTGGAGACTTCGAAAATCGCCCCAGACCGGAGCGAGGAGACCGTAACAACCGTGAACGTAACTTCAACAAACCTGGAGAAAACCGTGGACCCCGAAAACCATTCAATGAACGCCGAGGAAAACGTGAATTCGACAGGCAAAGCGGATCGGACAAAAC AGGAGTGAAACATGTGGACAAGCGCGACGGTTCTGGACCACACAACTGGGGATCCAACAAGGATGTCATCGA AGAGGCTGATCCTAACAAGACTACCGAATCTAATGACAAATGGGCGGAAAATGAGGCTAACGTATCGAACGAATCCAA GGGAGAAGACACCTCTGAGCCAGAAGCACCCCAACCGGAAGAACCAAAGGAACTGACCCTGGACGAATGGAAAGCTCAGCGTGCTGGCCGTGCTAAACCTACCTACAATATCCGGAAAGCTGGTGAAGGCGAAGATCCCTCCCAATGGAAGAAGATGTATGAACTGAAGAAGAAAGAGGATGAAGAG GAAACCGAAGAGGAGGAGTACGAAATGAACGAATACCCCCAACGTGTTGGCAGACAAAAGCACATTCTGGACATAGATATACAATTCAACGATAGCAGACGTCCCGGTCAAGGAAGAGGTAAAGGACCCAGATCTGGACCAAGAGGGCCTGGAAACAAACCAAACCCACGTGGAGAGAGACCAGAAAGACGGTTCCGTGATGATCAG GGCGAAGAAAAACAGGACGTTCGTAGGGCCCCAAAAGTGGACGATGAACGTGACTTCCCATCACTTGGTTAA
- the LOC123321484 gene encoding plasminogen activator inhibitor 1 RNA-binding protein-like isoform X1 — translation MENVYGIGVANRYALFLDDESDPLEALKQKEEEREAKKKVKVAEKENTKTKQEIQPKSKTGPVAKKTKEIIGKSVEKRDDLKSNIQKGSNDGKNERSFEKKNNENREAVNNRRNREDNRSFRGNERGEFRKDREDRIRNNNTGDFENRPRPERGDRNNRERNFNKPGENRGPRKPFNERRGKREFDRQSGSDKTHGYRGVKHVDKRDGSGPHNWGSNKDVIEEADPNKTTESNDKWAENEANVSNESKGEDTSEPEAPQPEEPKELTLDEWKAQRAGRAKPTYNIRKAGEGEDPSQWKKMYELKKKEDEEETEEEEYEMNEYPQRVGRQKHILDIDIQFNDSRRPGQGRGKGPRSGPRGPGNKPNPRGERPERRFRDDQGEEKQDVRRAPKVDDERDFPSLG, via the exons ATGGAGAATGTTTATGGAATTGGTGTAGCCAATAGGTACGCTCTTTTTTTGGATGATGAATCCGACCCCCTGGAAGCTTTGAAGCAGAAGGAGGAAGAAAGAGAGGCTAAAAAGAAAGTCAAAGTTGCCGAAAAGGAAAACACCAAGACTAAACAGGAAATCCAGCCTAAAAGTAAAACAGGGCCGGTTGCTAAGAAAACTAAGGAGATCATTGGAAAATCTGTCGAGAAACGCGACG ACTTGAAGTCCAACATCCAAAAAGGTTCTAACGATGGCAAAAACGAACGTAGTTTCGAAAAGAAGAACAATGAAAACCGCGAGGCTGTGAATAATAGAAGAAACCGTGAAGACAACCGTAGTTTCAGGGGGAACGAGCG TGGTGAGTTCCGTAAAGACCGTGAAGATAGAATTAGGAACAATAATACTGGAGACTTCGAAAATCGCCCCAGACCGGAGCGAGGAGACCGTAACAACCGTGAACGTAACTTCAACAAACCTGGAGAAAACCGTGGACCCCGAAAACCATTCAATGAACGCCGAGGAAAACGTGAATTCGACAGGCAAAGCGGATCGGACAAAAC CCATGGTTACAGAGGAGTGAAACATGTGGACAAGCGCGACGGTTCTGGACCACACAACTGGGGATCCAACAAGGATGTCATCGA AGAGGCTGATCCTAACAAGACTACCGAATCTAATGACAAATGGGCGGAAAATGAGGCTAACGTATCGAACGAATCCAA GGGAGAAGACACCTCTGAGCCAGAAGCACCCCAACCGGAAGAACCAAAGGAACTGACCCTGGACGAATGGAAAGCTCAGCGTGCTGGCCGTGCTAAACCTACCTACAATATCCGGAAAGCTGGTGAAGGCGAAGATCCCTCCCAATGGAAGAAGATGTATGAACTGAAGAAGAAAGAGGATGAAGAG GAAACCGAAGAGGAGGAGTACGAAATGAACGAATACCCCCAACGTGTTGGCAGACAAAAGCACATTCTGGACATAGATATACAATTCAACGATAGCAGACGTCCCGGTCAAGGAAGAGGTAAAGGACCCAGATCTGGACCAAGAGGGCCTGGAAACAAACCAAACCCACGTGGAGAGAGACCAGAAAGACGGTTCCGTGATGATCAG GGCGAAGAAAAACAGGACGTTCGTAGGGCCCCAAAAGTGGACGATGAACGTGACTTCCCATCACTTGGTTAA